Part of the Ficedula albicollis isolate OC2 chromosome 6, FicAlb1.5, whole genome shotgun sequence genome is shown below.
TTTACTGAGGATATCTTTACCTAGGGGATGTTTTACTCCCAagtctgtgttttcatttttgtgtacAATATGTAACAATAACTCTCTAGTACATAGTCTCAACAGGCTATAACgtatttaggaaaatattttaattattaattcttCTGCAATAGAAGACTCACTCTCCTAAAAAATACATATGGAACAATCTAAAAATGGGTAAACTgtaaactatatatatatacacacacatataggTTCCAATTCTCTTTGTTCTCAAATACCTTCCTTACTTGGTAAAGTGGTAAAGTAAGTGGCGTATAAAGCCAATACAAAAcaatctttaaaattttaatatcttCTCCCTTACTGAACCATAGACTCACTTAGTCTGGAAAGGATCTCTAGAAGTACCTAGGGTCATGTCAAATAAAGTCTTATTAGATGAATTTGTACTGGGGCTATGTCCATTCTTAAAGGATGTGGGATGGCAACCCAGCTCAGTGTCTGACCATCCCGAACAGTAAAAGTCCTTAGCTCATTGTACACAGCACTTAAGAGTTAAATACAGCATctatgttttgcttttttgcttaCTGATACTTGACTTTCATATTATGTAGTTCAGTAGTTCGAACTGTCCTTGTCATGTCAATGATTATGTCAGTGATTCATACAATAATCACACTCAAAACTCAGTATCAGGGGACCACAAATTAGTCACATTATTTGCTCAGTGCTCAGATCCAATGAGTTAAACTGCATTTAAGCAAAAAACTTAACACTGTTTTTACACTGTGCagttaatttgtattttttagcTGGGAAACAGGGAGTAATACTACAAAGGTAAGTCAGAAAACAATGCATATCTGATATTTACCTGTAATTTCTGTTAAAGTCATCATTATCAGACCCGTAATCCCTGTGAAGTGAAGGAGATGAGGAGAAATGAGGTTCTGGTACATTTTCATGGGAAGAAAAGGACTGACTTCTGCAAATAATCAAAAGAATTCCATGTTAAGAAGACTGGCAACAGTTGtaagatttggaaaaaaaatacacatcaaatgaaataaaatatttcttcttttaataaagactacttaaaattttaataagaACTATAATAACTGTTAATTTAATACCTCAAAATCATATGCTTCACTGTAATAAGATCATCTGTTTTAGCTGTATAATGGAACAAATGAAATCAAACTTAACTAGTCcaataaatctgaaatacatTCTGCaatattaaaagtattttgaaatatgtcAGAACCCAATAGATTTACTAGTAACTAATATATGTATTTGTGAGAATATAATGCAAGTTCTGAAGCAGATTTCTAACAAATTATTAACTCATGGAATAATTAAAGGCAAATCAAACTTTCTTATAGCATTCCTGTTTATCTGCGTTTGGGTGAGggcataaataaaatttcatacCCTCTTCTGTCCAGAGGACTTCTTTTTAAGTATAAGTTTCTGTACAAAACAAAGTGGGACAAGAGTTTTGTTTCAAGATGACAAAAAGGTAAAGGAAACACAAATTTTAAAGAAGCACAACCTTCTAATTAAGGAGACCCTGGCTTTTGAAGCTGCAACACACCAGCTTACATCAAACCCTTCTGCAAGTCAAAACAAGAGAAGTTAATGAACTGATCATTTATATATTAAAAGGAtgattgattttaaaatagtttattttaaaaaatacttaatttaaaatttaagttaAAACTGCTGAAGTTTACACTTTTATTCTCTAATTCTGTTCTTACAGCTCAAGGATGCTTTACCTGTCTGAACACCATTCACGTGGCAAGTCATTGTGACCTGAATGATCGTGGAAAGGCCTTGGCCTTTTTCCGTGCCCTTTATTACCATAATCAAAATCTTTTGATTGAGTCTGTTCCTGTAAGCCATCATAAGGCTGAGGGTCATGAAAAGGTCTGCACCTTTGTCCAGGACCTTTATTATCATAATCTTTCAGTTGCATCTCTGTTTTTAAGTCATTGCGAGGCTGGTGATCATTGAAAGGTCTCAACCTCTGCCCACGACCCCTCTTAACAAATTCAAAATCTCCCAATTGCACCTGTGTCTGGAAGTCATCATGTGACTCGTAGTCATGGAAGGATCTTAGTCTTTGGCCAGGACCTCTACTAGCAGAATCCAATTCTTTTAACTGCATTTGAGTCTGAAATTCATCCCGAGATTGGTGGTCATGGAAAAGTTTTCGTCTCTGGCCACGGCCCCGGCCACCGAAATCAAAATCCTTTGACTGCCTGTCTTCCTGCAAATCATTAGGAGATGGATGGTCAGGAAAAGATCTCTGCCTTTGTTCCCGGCCTCTGTTGAAGTCGAAAGACTGTCTGTCTGCTTGCAAATCATCATGAAACTGGTGTCCATGAAAAGGTCTCAAACTCTGTCCATGTCCCTTGGTACTGAACTCTAGGTCCTTCAGCTGTGTGTCTTCTTGATAATCATCATAAAATTGGTGATCAGAAAAGGCTCTTTGTCTTTGTTCTGGTCCCCTATTGTAGTCCCAATTTCTCATCTGCACTGATGCTCTTAATTCATCCTGAGTTTGATGGTCATGAAATGGTCTTCGTCTTTGTCCAGGCCCCTTACTAATGAAGTCAAAATCTCGCAACTGCATCTGTCCTTGCAAATCATTGTATGAGTGGTCATCATAAATTCTTAATCTTTTCCCAGACCTGTTAAGAAGTATTGAATATCATACTTAAAAGTGCTACAAGTCATTAAtgaaaacaattcctttttAACCAAGAATTTACATGAAAGACATTGCAAATATGAAGGTATCAAAATTACTAATAATCCAAACTGTATGTAAGATTATAAAACCTTCAGTGCTACAGCAAGAAGCTATGACGAACATTCAGTTGTAATTCTACAGTACTTGTTAAACAGGCAAAAACAGTGATTCaaactacatttaaaataactgcAGATTATTGCAGAATAGTGAAGGACAGGCAAAGTAAAACCAAATTTTCCCAAGTGAATTAATTACTTACAGACTTCTAACAGCATACATTCCCTTTCTTACCCTTatcttgttgctgttttgtcaAGTTCTGTAAACACATTTTACATGAGTAGGCTATAATAATAACATCTCTTTGGGGTATCTATAGTATTTTCAATAAGAAACaattgttttcagttttgttttggggtttttttttgttggttggttggttttctgttttgcctATTACCCCTGAAAATCTTCATTTGGGAACCGTTCTACAGATCCTTCCATAGCATGTGGTGGTGGGATAATATCTTCATCTGCATCCCATACATCCATTCCAAGGTTactaagagggaaaaaaatctcacataagcttccttttttaaagcatactactgacagagaaaaaacccactCCCATAATATTCTTCAGTTTTGAATGACAGAAATTTTATGTTAAGTAAAACTTACATTAAActtagaaaatattaatcttgtaaatttactttaaaaatcagacTTGATTCCAACTTAATCCTGCACAGACTATAGAatgacaggaggaaaacaaaggatcttaaattaatctaaaaagaaacaaatcactcaggtattaatttgaaaatcaaTTTACTGCTACAAGGCATCATTGGCACAAACACCTTAGGAAGATGTAAAGGTTGGCTGTTCCTTAGAAGATGATAAGCTTCACATTCTTAAACGTCAGAATTATAATTACTATGAACAGAGGGGACAAGAACAATGTTCcactttcccatttttttactcttaaaaccgctctatttttttaaaaatcttgttctACAGTGCCAACAACAGGAGGCAGATCACAGAGCTTACAAAGACATCTTTGCAGTGGCTCCTTTCAGCTTCTGAGAGAATACAGACTCAATACACTTGCCACAGTAGGATAAAAGCACAACCATGTTCAGTAGTAGCTGTCAGATTAAAAGCGATCTTTCGAACCATGTACattcaaaagatgaaaaaaagtaCACTGCACTTCATGTTATTCATctgagaaaacacaaacaactaCACATGTATTTTGCATCTATGTGTAGTTTCATATGAAAGGTTTAAGAGGGAATTAATTTTGGCTTAGGACTGGAACAGAACTTTTAAAACCATGAGGAGACATATTGGAAAATCTTAAGCACATGACATAAAGCTCTTGTTTACCTTCGCATCGGCTGTGTCCTGAGATCTGTGAGATACACGAGGCCATCCATGCGATGACCTCTGGCATCGCCAaaagctaaaggaaaaaaaaatacagcctaATGAAATGTGGTCAAACTGAGCCAGAAAGATGTGAAGGCAAGTTTCTGTTCCCCATGAGATGCTGAATTTGAAACAATTCTAACCTGGTATTGAATATTTCAGCAAGCTGGCACCattgcagcattttttaaaaacccctgaAACTAGTAGTGGTAGCAAACTATGACAACtctttcaagtaaaaaaaaaaaaaaaaaattaagcagctAAAGCATACTCCTGTGCTGTCAATTTGCTATTGCTCAAGTCCTGCCTGGACTAGAACCAACAGTCAGCTATGAAATCTTATATATAAGCCAGCACACGAAATTACAGAAAAGATACTAAAATAGAATTGTAGTATTTGTGAGATTTTAGTAATTGTGAAATACAACCCGACATGTGCCTTAGTTCAAACTTTATACCTACCCTGAATTGCTGCTTCTGGATCCCAGCCTTCAACATCTAATAGAACCAACAGCCAGCTATAAAATCTTATATATGAGCCAGCACACGAAATTACAGAAAAGATACTACTAGAACCAACAGTCAGCTATGAAATCTTATATATAAGCCAGCACACGAAATTACAGAAAAGATACTAAAATAGAATTGTAGTATTTGTGAGATTTTAGTAATTGTGAAATACAACCCGACATGTGCCTTAGTTCAAACTTTATACCTACCCTGAATTGCTGCTTCTGGATCCCAGCCTTCAACATCTATAAGATACCTGAAGAAAAATAGGACTGTGTTATTGTCCCAAAGGGAATACAGAGTAATATAAGGATGCTACTTTTTGTGAAGAATGATTTCTGCTTTCATACAGCCTTACCTACATATAAGGTAGCCAGTTCTATTAATTCCGTTAGTACAGTGTACACCAATGAGTTTCTCtatcaaaaaaggaaagagttaATAGTTCAGAAAGTGAAATTAATAGAAAGCTAGCacaatacaaacaaacaaaaaaagaacaactcTGCTTTTCTAACAGAGTAATGATAAATAATGCTTGCTATTTCCAAATTCTACTGTCACGCTTGTAATATAAGAGACACATCCAGATAGGACACATGACCTCTTCATGCTGCATCTCTAGCAGCTGTTAGCTCACTACCAAAACTGTGATGGCTGAGATTGACCCTGAAGAAtgtagaaaaaagaaagagtgatGGCAGGTAAAGCACCTAGCCTCAGCCATTGCAgtaacaggagaaaaagagtaaaatataGGTTTGAAAGCAAATCTTAACACGCAAATGTAGAACTGAGGAACGTAACTTAAACATAATTCACCTGAAAGTATGAAATGCTTAGGATTATAAAATatatggagaaaaataatgacAGTAAACTCTacagaaatcttttcttttaaaaaaaagattatacTAATTGGCCAAAGGCTAAAAAGCAGAATAACTTATTATTGCTAGGGTGTTTCAAATGAGAGACTTCCAACAGAAATAGGGAAATTCTAATACCATCATGCAAGGCTCTGGTAAAACCCCATCCAGACTATTTATATTCATAttgaaatgtaaagaaaacaaacaagttcAGTATATATAGAAAGGGCTACTATGATGGTCATAAAAGAAGGAAGCTTGTCTCAGTCTGTAAAATCAAATCTGAGATACTGAATGTAATAGTGGGGACAGAGGAGAATGATACTTAAAGGGCAAAGCTGTGTAAGAATAAATGTGCAACTGAGTAAGAGTTTTAGGCtagattttagaagaaaaattatcatCATCAGAAGAACAAAGTTCTGGCAGAGGCAGTACTGACAGATGGTCTCTGAAACAGGACACTGATAAAATTTTGAACGACATAAAATATAACTGAGACAAAATATAAGTGTTTGCCACAGATCACAACAGCCAAATTGCCACCTAAGCTTATTACAAGTTGATATCCTAACAACTCAAACACTAAAAAAGACCAGTTTCTCAGGAAGCATTTGTAAAAAGAGTCCTGAGATATTTCAGGGATTATCTAAAACAGAGGCCAAATTTTGAGCAGTGAAGTTCTCCCAAGTCAGAAGTCACATAAGCGCTGCCAAAATGCCCTTATGAGCTGTAACTGCAGGTCAACATACAGTAACAAATCATGAATTGATTCTCTCAAGATCAGATTCAGATACAGACTAGTCTTTGTCACACAAAAAAGCACACTAGAtccaaaccaaaagaaaactaatAATCAGGTAATTTCTAAATTCAGGTAAAACTAAACCAGGTAATTTCCTTAAGccaaaaaagagcaaaggaagaATGTACAAACTAACTTCCTGAGCAAGGACAAAGTCTTTTTCTcatactttttcattttccctttagTTCTAATTCAGGCTCTCATACCTGAAATTTAGGTCAGAACTTTTTCACAAAACAGCTGATCACCTACACCTGGTTATGCTTTACAGTAAAAACTGTATGCACTTGGGCAGTTAATATCTCTACTTTCTCAAAGAGAATGCCAAAGGAACCACACCAAATATAATGAAAAGGCTTGACAGACTGGTCCACCATTATTGGATAAACAAACAGgtaaaatcaataaaacaatCACTCCCAAAAGAAGTGAGAAGTTTAAAGCTACACACACTGTGGCAAAATATACACTAAGTTATTTTCACAAAAAGCACCTTATCCAATCTCAGCAAGAACTGTCCTGTTGCATAAAcactgaaacagcagcacagccacactgtGGAAATACTGACACAGGGTCCATAATCAGATTTTCAAGAACTGTTCAGATCTGAGGGCAATAATGGAGACTCATAAGTCAAAAAAACACTGCATCAGACAAAATGGACTGAAGCTGCTCATGCATATCAGTGCCCAGTGCCATCAGGACCCAGTGCTACTTAAAACATCCATCAAGGGCTGGCAGCTACAACACTCAGCTGATGGTAAACAATTTGAGACAGACAGAGGAAGGCCTTGCTGCACTAACTTTGACACATAACACAAATGTAACACTATTAGGAAGGGCATTTAAGTCACCAGCCATTTTCgagaaaaacatgttttgattttaaaaaaaggtatgtACTGGTTTGCATAATGGATCTTATTATGATAATGAAGCAGAAAGTGCTGTAGAAAGTCTGAGATTCTGGTGTCATAAATTTTACTGAATATTGAAATTAGTAAAGGACACAGTTagtactgaaataaaatttcgGTGATATTTTTTTACAGCATAGGATGCTGATATTTAccatttcctgcattttcccaaaggaattttCTGACCCACTTTTTGAACTGTAGGATAGTAGCATTATCAGGGACTTCAAGCCCAACAGTATAAAGTTTCTTATACTGCACACTTTTAGGTAAATCctaacaacaaaagaaaaaagcaaatggtAAAAATTACTGAAGTCTTGCAGCAATGAGAAACCTTAAGCAGTATCTAACATAATGACAATGTAAACCAGTTGTTCAAATCCTGAACACAAACTGAAAGCAATCTTGACACAACTGTATAGAGATACACTCTCAGAAACTACCAGtaacatttttacattaaagACCATCTCAGACAAGGAACATTTCCTACACAAGATTTATTTATCCCTGCTAATAAGGCTGCACATTAACTAAGGAAGCAGATTCTTGGCATTCCATTCTAACCCATTTTACAATTATTAGCACTTTTTGTCCCTCATACCCACAATCATATGCATATTCACAAATTCACTGCCTTAATGCCTAGAGCCCATGTGAATTCAAAGATTTGCATTCTGTTATAACATTGCTATTTATTCTCCTTCTCAATAGGAGACtgattaaaaacaattttttgaaCCATACAGgtaaaaacttttaaatttctAAAGTAGTTTGAAAACGTACACCTTCTTAGTGGATTCCACTAAGAGAGAATCAGTAAAAAGAACCACctagaaataaatgagaatatCTTCAGGACACAGGATATAACTCTTCTGCACTTTTTGTGCAGTGCCTGGCACTGAAGTCTTCATCCACTACGGAGTTACCGTAATACTAATAAGTCATAAATGCAACTAGCTGGGAGAATTAGCTATTTCCTCTCTGATAAAACACTTATTTTCTGTTGGAGACATAACATTAGTCTGGATGGCTTGTCTATTCCAATTCAAGGTAAGTAAATGTGTAAACACTTTACAACAAAAGCTGCAGTAactattttatgtttttattagGCTTTTGTTACCTTAACTTCATAGTATCGTGTGGTATATGTTAAATCAATAATTAATCCAAGCTCCACATTTAGGGCTTTCATTGCAGCAATTAAATCTTTTGGTGTAAATTTCTGGGTTGGGGTAAGCCTCTGGTTAATTGCCtacaaagaaaatggaaaagaaatattttctttttactttctaaTAACAAGACATTTGTAATATTCAGCTGTTTAATTAGTACTAGGAAACATCAATATTTAGAAGAGAGTGTTTAATTATCAGAACCACATCCATGTATTATACAGGTAAGTGGAaccaaaaagaaagcaaaaatttatGTATTCTTATTTAGATGAAAATGCAAGACAACATAAGCATTTCTGCTTGTACAATGTTAACaaacattattaaaattacCTCTAATTTGATAGACACACAAATTCTGAGAAATGCAGCATGTATATATTGATTTTTATGTTACTAAATACActctaaaaagcaaaacactacAATCTACTTCCCCCAAACAAATTTTGTCCTGCACAGTAACTCAAAACTGAAAGTGTATTTCACATAAAACATAAATTCTGATACAAGAGTTCATTTCTAAAGGTTTAACTTTCTTCCCACAAAGGTTGTGCAGACATTTTTATACCTCCTTCATCTCTTGACAGAGTGTACTTGCATGTCATTTAGCACTGGGGAATATTAAATAAGACTAAATATCGTGACTAAGAAAGCTGTGTGTTGGTGGATAATGAATAATTCATTTCATTTGACAAACAGTGAGAAAAACGTTTACTCACCCTACTGTAGCTGTGTTTTTTGAAATGTGTTCTTCACTTTAGGTATGAAAATGCCTCATATACTCAAGACTGGATTTTCTCTGAACAGTGCACTTGTCCATTGTGAGAGCCTTTTGACACAGGCTCAGCCAGAACCAATAAAGACAGTGGCAAAAGATGCAGCAGCCTCAACCACCTGTCAGTTCCTTTGTCAACAAGAAATTCAAGCAGACTGGACTCAGAACTATTGGAAAGGAAGGCAGCCACAGACCACATACTTCTTAGAACCACAGATGCTATAGGGTAACTAACCATTCCTTGTTTTGACTGTACAGATTCTAATGCAAAATGCTAGCAAGCACTTGTCTCAAGTCTGGAAAGAGAGACAGGAAAACGAAGTAAAGAATAAACAGCAGGGCAGTCATGTCAAAGCTGGTATGTGATTAGGAAGCTTCAGTTGAAAGGAGGAGGATAGAAAGGATGTAATAAAGTATTCAGTCCTATGTATTTCAGACACCAGTGCACTGCTGAAAAAAGTGGAGGTTGTAGAagtttaaacaaaatgaaatgagTCAATTATGTCACTGCTACTCAGCAGTGATTCTTAGCAGAATCTGAAACTGAACTTAACTTTGAGGTGACAAAGGTAAATCTGCAAAAGGTCTATGGCAGAACATTAAAGAATTTTTACTATGTGACATGACACAAACTGAGGAGGAACgtaatttacaaaaataaggTATTTCCAAACATATTGATTGAGTAGACAGTTAAATGTGTTACaaaaaactgtgttttgaaatatgctggaattttctgaaaaactccTGCTGAGTATTCAGTAGTTTAGGTGTTTAATAGAGCTTTCAGAATGTGAGAAATCCAAACCAACTCTAAAAACCTCCTAATGGCATGGGAAAGAACTTGCCCAGTTCTTACTACACTACAATATTACTGTTACCATTATAATGGTGATATGAAAGGAAGGACAAAAACTCCTTCCAAGTAAACACATGATCTTTACTAACACCTTCTAAGACAACAACCCTGTATCTTCAAATACTGAAAACACGTTGTCTTCCTTTGGGCAAAATCACCAATCATCAATTTCCTAATACATAACAAAGAAGCAAACTGCTGCATATTTAAGAGGTCTGTTCCACCAATTTATTCAATAAAAGGACTTCTGACAAACTATAACCAATCAGGTCTTCATTAGCATTTTCAGACAGGTTTACTGACCACCT
Proteins encoded:
- the LOC101814947 gene encoding uncharacterized protein LOC101814947 isoform X3, whose protein sequence is MKALNVELGLIIDLTYTTRYYEVKDLPKSVQYKKLYTVGLEVPDNATILQFKKWVRKFLWENAGNEKLIGVHCTNGINRTGYLICRYLIDVEGWDPEAAIQAFGDARGHRMDGLVYLTDLRTQPMRSNLGMDVWDADEDIIPPPHAMEGSVERFPNEDFQGSGKRLRIYDDHSYNDLQGQMQLRDFDFISKGPGQRRRPFHDHQTQDELRASVQMRNWDYNRGPEQRQRAFSDHQFYDDYQEDTQLKDLEFSTKGHGQSLRPFHGHQFHDDLQADRQSFDFNRGREQRQRSFPDHPSPNDLQEDRQSKDFDFGGRGRGQRRKLFHDHQSRDEFQTQMQLKELDSASRGPGQRLRSFHDYESHDDFQTQVQLGDFEFVKRGRGQRLRPFNDHQPRNDLKTEMQLKDYDNKGPGQRCRPFHDPQPYDGLQEQTQSKDFDYGNKGHGKRPRPFHDHSGHNDLPREWCSDRSQSFSSHENVPEPHFSSSPSLHRDYGSDNDDFNRNYSNRPHCPEDNRRLHPSEEFNRGKNRFAPYSSRTMHPSSSINQEDSSIDYERKPFQGETTRSMEQSKRLPVVTVDYNYGLPLDCGPEEEERSHYDLPPRDHYNWN
- the LOC101814947 gene encoding uncharacterized protein LOC101814947 isoform X2; this translates as MVKKNTIPDGWRSLTPVGQPIPGTRFIAFKVPLKGAINQRLTPTQKFTPKDLIAAMKALNVELGLIIDLTYTTRYYEVKDLPKSVQYKKLYTVGLEVPDNATILQFKKWVRKFLWENAGNEKLIGVHCTNGINRTGYLICRYLIDVEGWDPEAAIQAFGDARGHRMDGLVYLTDLRTQPMRSNLGMDVWDADEDIIPPPHAMEGSVERFPNEDFQGSGKRLRIYDDHSYNDLQGQMQLRDFDFISKGPGQRRRPFHDHQTQDELRASVQMRNWDYNRGPEQRQRAFSDHQFYDDYQEDTQLKDLEFSTKGHGQSLRPFHGHQFHDDLQADRQSFDFNRGREQRQRSFPDHPSPNDLQEDRQSKDFDFGGRGRGQRRKLFHDHQSRDEFQTQMQLKELDSASRGPGQRLRSFHDYESHDDFQTQVQLGDFEFVKRGRGQRLRPFNDHQPRNDLKTEMQLKDYDNKGPGQRCRPFHDPQPYDGLQEQTQSKDFDYGNKGHGKRPRPFHDHSGHNDLPREWCSDRDYGSDNDDFNRNYSNRPHCPEDNRRLHPSEEFNRGKNRFAPYSSRTMHPSSSINQEDSSIDYERKPFQGETTRSMEQSKRLPVVTVDYNYGLPLDCGPEEEERSHYDLPPRDHYNWN
- the LOC101814947 gene encoding uncharacterized protein LOC101814947 isoform X1; this encodes MVKKNTIPDGWRSLTPVGQPIPGTRFIAFKVPLKGAINQRLTPTQKFTPKDLIAAMKALNVELGLIIDLTYTTRYYEVKDLPKSVQYKKLYTVGLEVPDNATILQFKKWVRKFLWENAGNEKLIGVHCTNGINRTGYLICRYLIDVEGWDPEAAIQAFGDARGHRMDGLVYLTDLRTQPMRSNLGMDVWDADEDIIPPPHAMEGSVERFPNEDFQGSGKRLRIYDDHSYNDLQGQMQLRDFDFISKGPGQRRRPFHDHQTQDELRASVQMRNWDYNRGPEQRQRAFSDHQFYDDYQEDTQLKDLEFSTKGHGQSLRPFHGHQFHDDLQADRQSFDFNRGREQRQRSFPDHPSPNDLQEDRQSKDFDFGGRGRGQRRKLFHDHQSRDEFQTQMQLKELDSASRGPGQRLRSFHDYESHDDFQTQVQLGDFEFVKRGRGQRLRPFNDHQPRNDLKTEMQLKDYDNKGPGQRCRPFHDPQPYDGLQEQTQSKDFDYGNKGHGKRPRPFHDHSGHNDLPREWCSDRSQSFSSHENVPEPHFSSSPSLHRDYGSDNDDFNRNYSNRPHCPEDNRRLHPSEEFNRGKNRFAPYSSRTMHPSSSINQEDSSIDYERKPFQGETTRSMEQSKRLPVVTVDYNYGLPLDCGPEEEERSHYDLPPRDHYNWN